The DNA segment AGCTTCGCCCCTGAGCCCGGTCAATCGCTGGCGACGGCCACGCAGGACGCTGTCGACCAGATGGCCCGCCAGATCGTGAGCCTGATGGAAACGCCTTGGTGAGAATCGTTGAAGGTTTAGGGTTGAAGGTTGAAGGAGATAACGCCGCTCAACACTCAACTTCCTTCTCGATGTCTGACGAGTCCGGGGGTGACGTCGACGTCGAGGGGTGAGACTTGCCCTGCTTGAAGAAGTTCCCAAGCGATGGCGCCCATCGCAGCGTTATCCGTACAGAGCGATAATGGCGCGACGACGATTTCGATGCGGTCTTTTCTGGCGAGTTCTTCCAGGCGTTCCCGCAATCGCTGATTGGCCGCCACGCCGCCGCCGATGCAGAGCGACCTGCGGCCATAACGCTTGAGCGCCTGACGGCATTTTGCAACCAAAATGTCCACGGCCGCTTCCTGAAAACTCGCGGCGAGATCGGCAATTCGTTCGGGTGTGAGCGGAGGAGGGGGATTCAACGTGCCCGGCTGTCCGAAGGCGGCGTATCGCACCGCGGTTTTGAGGCCGCTGAAGCTGAAGGCCAGTCGTTCATCGCGGAGAAACGAACGGGGGAAGTCGTATGCTCGCGGGTTGCCTGTCAGTGCGGCTTTGGCGATCCACGGCCCGCCGGGGTACGGGAGTCCCAGCATCGCGGCCGCTTTGTCGAAAGCCTCTCCGGCAGCGTCGTCGATGGTGGAACCGAGCAGCGTGTACGAAATGGCGCTGGCGCAGTCGTACAGGTTCGTGTGGCCGCCGCTGACGACAAGTCCAATCGCGGGGAAGATGTCGCGGCCTGCCTGCATCCGGCAGGCATACAGATGGGCGTGGATATGGTTCACGGCCACAAGGGGCACATCCAGCACCATCGCCAGCGTCTTTGCGGCGGTGACCCCCACCAGCAGAGAGCCCACGAGGCCAGGCTCGGTCATGACCGCCACGGCGTTCAGATCGGCGAGTGTTTTGCCAGCCCGTTTCAGGGCTTCGTCGATGACCGGCAGAATGCGTTCCAGATGGGCCCGAGAGGCGATCTCGGGCACAACGCCGCCGAAGCGGGCATGCAGTTCATCCTGCGAAGCCACGATGCTGCTCAGCACCTGACCGGAACGATCGACGACGGCGGCGGCGGTTTCGTCGCAGGAAGACTCAATCGCCAGCAGGAGACCGCACGGTTGGCGATCTCCTGCTGGCGATGAATGACTGGCCGATTGAGATACAGGTTCCATGGACGACCGTCAGCCTGCCGCACGGCGGGGAACGGCGAACAGCGGCAGACGACGGGCCGGCACATGCGAGGTCGAAGCCTTCTTTTCTTCCGGCTTGGCCGGCTTTTCGTCCTTCTTCTCGGCTTCGGGCTTGGCCTCGGCGGCAGCGGGTTCTTTCAACTGCTTTTCGATGCAGGCTTTCGCGGCCTGCAACTGGCGGTCGACGAATTCGCCCTTCGGAGCTTTGCCGATGATGTCGCGTTCCTGGCGGTCTTCCTGATACTTCCGCATGTCATCCAGAGAGAACTCGACAACGTAACCTTCGTCCGGCGTGACGCCCCACTCGTCGGTCTCTTTGGAGTCCGGGAAGCGGTGAATGTTCTTGCCGCTGGGGCGATGGTAGCTGGCGGTGGTGAGCTTCAAAGCGCTTTTGCCGTCTTCCAGGTCGATCACGTCCTGCACACTTCCTTTGCCCCAACTGCGTTCGCCGACAATGATCGCGCGATGATGGTCTTGCAGGCAGGCAGAGAGAATTTCACTGGCCGAAGCACTGTAATGGTTGATGAGAATCGCAATCGGGAAGCCATTGAAGGTTCCGAAGCTTTTGGCGCTCCATGAGCGATGGGCGCTGTTGCGGCCATCGGTACTGACGATCATCCCCTGGTCGATAAACATGTCGGAGATGTCGACAGCCGCTTCAAGCAGGCCGCCTGGATTGAATCGCAAATCGATGATGAGCCCTTTCATTCCCTGCTTTTTGAGGGATTTGAGGGCTTCGCGAACTTCCGCAGCGCTACGGCTAGTGAAGTGAGTCAAACGGATGTAGCCGATCTTCTGTTCGGGATCGAACATCAGGTTCCACTTGCCGTCTTTGTCGTAGGAATAGCCCATCACGGTGTCGAGCTGAATCAGTTCGCGTTTGAGCGAAACCTTTTCGATGTCCTTCGAACCGGTGTGCATCACGCCCACAACGATTTCTTCACCCGGCTTACCGCGGAGGTACTCGACGGCGGTGTCGATTTCTTTGCCCTGCGGGAAATCCTTGACAGCTTTGCCGGCGATTTCGACGAGTCGGTCGCCTGCCTGAATCCCGGCCTTGTAAGCGGGGCTGCCCGGCATGGGGGTGACGACTTCAATGGCCCGGGCCTGCCGGTCCCAGTTCACCCGAATGCCGACGCCGCCGAACTCCTGCGAGATGGCTTCCGTGAACTGGTCGAGATCGTCGGGAGCGATGTAGTCGGAATAGGGGTCGAGTTCTTCAAGCATGCCCCGCACGGCGGCTTCCACCAGTTTGCGGCGGTCGACCTCTTTGACGTAGTTCTGGTCGATCTCCTGGAAGGTGTCGACGAACACCCGCATCAGTTCGTAGTAGTCGGGATCGACGGGTTTGGATTCGGTGTCCGGCTTGGCCTCGACGGCGGCTTCAGCAGCATGAGCCGCAGCGGAGCTGGCGACCAGGAGGGCCGCGAAAACGGCTCCGGTCCAAAATCCATACGCGCGAGGAAGAAGAGTCATCCGGCCATCCCTATGCCAATTGTGAACGTAAAATTCTCCGAAAGGATTGTAAATGCGCGGTTTGCAACCGGCAAGATGGAGTCTCTCTAGTTGGGAAAAGCCGGATTGAAAGGTGCGGACTTGTTTACTGCCGGCAAATCCAAGCTCCAAAGCTCAAATTCCAAACAAATTCAAAATTCCAATGATCCAAACAAACCTTCCGTTTGATGGTTTGGAATTTGGATTTTGTTTGAGTTTTGGTGCTTGAGATTTGAAACTTGGTGAGCAAAACAGCTTTGAAATTCGTCCACATCCCCTAGATCATCATCCGAATCACTTCTTCCACGCTTGTGACCCCGTCGAGCACTTTTTCCCGGGCGGATTCTTCCAGCGAAATCATCCCGTTGGTGTGGCAGAAATCGGAAATCGTACGGCCCGGTTTGCCGCCGAGCAGCATGTCGCGGACTTCGCCGTCGACCGACATGACTTCAAAGATGCCTGTGCGACCGAAGTACCCGGTGTGGAAGTTGGCGTCCGACGGAATACCACGGGCGAGTCGCACCTCGCGGGCCTGTTCAGGCGAGAGTTTGAGGAACTCGGACGTGGCGACATCTGGCGCGAAGTATTCGCGGTCTTTGGTGCAGACCTTGCGGAGCAGTCGCTGGGCGATGACGCACTTGATGGCGTCGGCGAGAAACATGCGGGGAACCTGAAACTCGCGGAACATGTCGATCGTCGAGCCCGTGTCTCCCGCATGCAGCGTGCTGAGCACCCGGGTGCCTGTCAGACCGGCGCGGATGGCAATGTGCGCGGTCTCGGCATCGCGAATTTCGCCGATCATGATGACGTCGGGATCTTGCCGCAAAATGCCGCGGAGGGCTTCCACAAATCCGAACTCATATCGAGTGTCGATCTGCACCTGATTCACGCCATCGATCCGGCGTTCGACCGGATCTTCGATCGTGACAAGGCTGCGCTGCGGATCGTTGAGCGCCGACAGACAGGTGTAGGTCGTGGTGCTCTTGCCGCTCCCGACCGGGCCGACGCTCAGAATTACTCCGTAAGGACAGCGAATGCCGCGATCGACCTGTTCGATCTGCGTGCGGTTCATTCCCAACTGAGCCAGGTTCACATACTGGGAATCATCCGGCATGAGCCGCATGACCACTCGTTCGCCGTGAATCGTCGGTCCGGAGCCCACGCGGACATCGCGGCGATGCCGCAGCACCTGGCTGGAGATCCGGCCGTCCTGCGCGGTGCGGCGGTCGGTGATGTCCATGTTCGCCAGCAGTTTGACGCGGGAAATCACCGGCTGCACATACTGCTGGTCGAGCCGCAGAATGTTGTGCAGCACGCCGTCGAGTCGCATGCGGATATGCAGGCCGTCGCGCTGGGGGTCGAAGTGAATGTCGGTCGCCCCGAGTTCGAACGCACGTTCGAGCAGCAATTCGACGAGCGGCGCGGCCCCAACCACGCTGATCAGACTGTAGAGCTCTTCCTGCAGCACCCTCTGGCGAGCTTCCGGAGGGAGCGATTCCGTCTTGCGATGCACCGACCGCAGTTCTTGCCCGATAACAGAATCCGATGCAGAGGCGCCGGCAGCTTCGTTGCCATTGTGCGGGTTCGACATGGTCTCATTCCGTAGCGGGCGAAAGGATTGAGGAGCGGCGAATGCCAGTTCGAAATGTCAGTATTTCAGCGTCGGGCGGCGATGACCAGCACCACGATCAGTGCCAGCAGCACCGTGAGCGCTCCCATCGTAAAGTACCAGATCCGTGAGGACGGGACGCCGCCGGCTTCGGGGCTGGCAGGGCTCGTGGTCACCATCGGTATGCTGGCGGAACTCCCTTTGACGCCCAGCTTCTTCTGGGCATCTTCGAGCCGGGGTGTGACCGTCCAGATTTTGTCGAGACCGGCGAGTCGAATGACCTCCAGCACGGCGGCATTCGGGCAGACGACAACCATGCGCCCGTCTCGCGCCTGGACGACTTTCCAGACCCGCACGATGAGAGCGACGATGGCGCTGCCCATGTAGTTCAGGGGGGAGAGGTCGACCACGCAGGCGGGCGCGGTACGGCGTTCGAGTTCACTGCGAACGTCCGAACCGAAGGCCTCGATATCGGTCCAACTCGATTGGACTACCGATGGCCGCAAGATCACGGTGACGTAATCCTGCACCGACACCAACTCACACGGGGGCGCTGTCGTCGACACTGCTATTTCCCTCTCGGTCAGACGCCGGTCAGGCGATGATGTCCATATTGCAGGCAGATCCTCCTCACCCGCCAGACCAGCATGCTCCATCGCGCATCCTATCCGTTTTTTGTGAATTCTCCACTAACGCCAGCTAGGAGTTTCCCTCAGATTGCTGGATCGCGGCGCAGCCTCGCGGATGAAACTCCCCAGATTTTCCACTAACATTCCAGCTTTCACGGTTTCGCAACGCAAATCGAGGTTCTGATGGGTCGTCTGGGACTGGCATTCCGGATCTTTTTCGAAGTTCTGTTCAACCAGAACAGGGCAGAGCAAGTTCGGGCACTGGAAGCGGAACCTGCTGCCGAACCCGTCCCTGCTCCAGTCGCGGCCCCGACGCCCGTGACCAAGCCGGTTTCTGCTCGCAGTGATGCCCTGACGCTGCTCGAAACCCTGCAGCGCGAAGCCCGTCTGCTCGACTTCATTCAAGAAGAGATCTCGGCTTACAGCGACCAACAGGTCGGCAGCGCCGTACGGGACGTCCATCGCGGCTGCCGGGCAGTGTTCCAGCGGCTGTTTTCACTCGCACCAGCCATCGACACCCCGGAAGGGAGCCGTTTGACGCTGCAAGGGAACGAATCCGCCGCGAAGATCCGGCTCGTCGGCAAAGTTGTCGACCAGCGTCCGCTCTCAGGCGTGGTGGTGCATCCCGGCTGGCGGGCCGAAAAGTGTGACGTTCCCACCTGGCAGGGAACGCCGGAAACGAAAGACATTCTTGCCCCGGCGGAAGTTGAACTCGCGTGACCGAGCTGCATGCCAGCGTTTGCGGAAAGATAACGATGAGTGCTGAATACGTTGTCGGGATCGATCTGGGGACCACTAACAGCGTGGTGGCGTTTTGTCCCGCGCAGGCAGAGTTCCCGCAAATCGAACTGCTGCCGGTTCCTCAACTGGTCGGGCCAGGGACTCTCGAAACGCGGGGAAGTTTGCCGTCGTTCTTGTATCTCGCTCCGCAGGAAGACGCGGCCTTCGCACTCCCTTGGGCAAAAAAGCGGGATTACGTTGTCGGCGACTGGGCGCGGCGGCAGTCGGCCGAGAATCCGGATCGCACGGTGATCGGGGCCAAGTCGTGGCTCTGCTATAGCCGAGTCGATCGGCGGCAGCCGATTCTTCCCTGGAACGCTCCCGCCGAGGTCGCGAAGATTTCGCCGGTCACCGCCTCGCAGCGGTTTCTCGAACATCTCGTGGCTGCCTGGAATCAGCAGCATCCGAAAGCACCGCTGACTAAACAACGCGTCGTCCTCACGGTCCCGGCCTCGTTCGATGCCAGTGCCAGAGAGCTGACTCGTGAAGCGGCACTCGCAGCCGGGTTGCCTGAGGACTTCATTCTGCTGGAAGAACCGCAGGCAGCGGTCTATTCCTGGCTGGCTCAGGCGGGCGAGCGGTGGCGGAAGCTGGTCAAAGTCGGCGACACGATTCTGGTCGTCGATGTGGGGGGCGGGACGACCGACCTCACGCTGGTCAGCGTTGCACAAGAACAAGGGGAACTCGAACTCCGCCGCGTCGCCGTTGGTGACCATTTGCTGGTTGGCGGAGACAACATGGATTTGGCGCTGGCCCACCATGCCGCTGCTAAATTCGCCGAGAAGGGAACGCAGCTCGACCCCTGGCAATCGGTCGCGCTGTGGCACGCCTGTCGAACCGCGAAAGAAAGCCTGCTGTCGGCTGACGGCGCGGAGACGCATCCGGTCGCTGTGCTGGGGCGCGGACGCAAGCTGGTCGGCGGCACGGTGACCGTGGATCTCGACCGCACCTCAACGCAGCAACTGCTGCTCGATGGCTTTCTGCCAGAGTGTGATCTCCAGGCGACCGTGCAGCGACGTCGTGCGTCAGGTTTTCAGCAGATTGGGTTGCCGTTCGAAACTGAGACCGGCGTCACGCGTCACATCGCCGACTTTCTGAAACGGCATGCCGCGCACGAAAACGCAGTGCGGCCGACCGACATCCTCGTCAACGGCGGCGTGTTCAAGTCGGACGTCTTACAGTCGCGATTGCTGCAGGTGCTGGCCGGCTGGTTTCCGCAGGCGCCGCCAAAGGCGCTCGCGGGCGAACGTGATCTCGATCACGCCGTCGCCCGTGGCGCAACGTACTACGGTTGGGCGAAAGATCACGGCGGCGTCCGAATCAGAGGAGGCACCGCCAGGTCGTATTACGTCGGCATCGAAACGTCCGGCCTCGCCATCCCCGGCGCGCCCCGTCCTCTACAGGCACTCTGCGTGGTCCCGCGCGGCATGGAAGAAGGAACTCAGACGAATGTCCCCTCAGGCGAGTTCGGCCTGGTGGTCGGCGAACCCGCCCAGTTCCAGTTCTTCAGTTCCGCCGTACGCAAGGAAGACAAACCCGGCGACCTGCTCCGCAGTTGGGGACCAGAAGAACTGGTCGAAACCGACCCGTTGGAGGCAACACTGCCAGTCGAAGAAGGCAACGCCGGCGGCTATGTGCCGGTGACATTCCAATCGGCAATCACCGAACTCGGCATCTTTGAACTCTGGTGCGTCAACGCGGGCTCGCAGCGGAAATGGAAGCTGGAATTCAGCGTGAGGGAGCCGGAAGAGTAAGGCGTGAATCTGCGGTGGGTTTGGACCAACGAGAAGCCCCGGCTCCCTGCCGCACGTCACTGAGATTTTTCGATCGGACGAGCAATCAATCTTCTCTCCACGTTCCGTCCCTCTAGATAGAAATCGGAGCCGGATGCTTCAATCAATTCGCCAGCATTGGTGACGCCAACAAGCGTCACGTCTTCAAAAGACGAGGTGACGGCTGTTTCGCCGGTTTTGACATTGATGCTCATATTGCGTTCTCGTAACGGCCCCTCTCCCTTCTCCCACAACACGACGCCGACATGCGACTCGTCCTCCGATGTCTCAAATTTGTAGAGCTTATATTGTTCAGGAACATTCCAAACCTGTATCAACTTGCCATCTGTGATTGCAACGAGACCACATATGCCATTGGTCCAATTGAGCCCGATGACGAACGTGTTCGTCGGAGCGATCGAATGACACGGGAAGAACACGTTATTGGGACGACCTCTCTCTCGTTCAAATGCTGCTTCGCTGAGTTCCCAGATCCTGCGTTGATTTGGCATCACTTCGCGCTCGCACAACTGAAATCGAGATTCGCCGAGACGGTCAAATTCGACAATTCGGTCACCTCTTGTTCCTGCAGCGAGATATCTGGTCCTCCTCAGGTCCAAGAGAGAAATGCCCAGCACTGATTCACAGCCGAGAAACGAGGTTCCCGGTGTCTGCAGCTCTCGCATCAGAATCGTTTCGATTTCGCCATTACCACTGGCGGCAAGCGGACTGATTGCCCAAGCCTCCAACTGCTTCTTCACGGTTGCCGCGATTTGAGTTTGAGTGGAGATTTTTCTATCAGTGAGTGAAACCGTCAGGACATCGCAATCATCCGGTTGGCCGGGAATACTGCGTTTTCGAGTTGCCAGGCAGATCGTGTCTTGAGACAGCACCTGAAAGGAAAACTCAGACATCCACAATGGCTGGTATTCAGACGCAATATTCAGACAAAGACTTTGGCCTGTTGTGATATCGAACGCGGCGACCGCAACGACATGGTCGTCAGAAACGAATATTCCGGGAGCTGTGAATGGGATATTCGGCGGAACGGCAATTTTGCCTGCATGGATCGGGATACAGAGCCATCGCCCCGTGAAAAAAAATGTCCGAATCAAATGGCCGCTATCGCCAACTTTTTCTTCTCTGGGAAAGCCCTTGAATTGTTGTGCAGGTCCGAAATATGCAACCGACTTTTCGGCCGATACCGCGGGAGTTAACAAACAAGTGACGGAAATATAGATTGCCAAGATCGGCGACTGAAGATTCACTTGGTGTCTCCTGCGGCTTGATCCGGGGGTTTCGCGAGTACGCTCCAACGCCGGCCACCCACCCTGCAACGCCGTTTACTGTTTCGCAGCCGGAAGAGTATCCCTTACAGGCAAACCAGCGCGTGGAACTTCACTGCAATAGTCCTTTCCCAGAAACGCAGCCAGCGTCGCCGCGATCTGGCTTTGTGTGACCGGGTCGCAGTTCTTTCTCTCGCCGAGCGGCGGAGTGTCGGGGCCGAGGAAGGCCATCCACATGTTTTCTGAGCCGTCCACTTTCTGTCCATGATTCTTCCAGGCTGTCAGGCCGGAGCCGCGGCCGTGGTCGGTGGTGATGATGAACGTCGTTTTGCCCCGATACTGGTCCATCGACTGCATCAATTCCCAGAGCCTGCGGATGTAATCGTCGGCAGTGTGAGCGGAATCCAGCAAATAGTCGTAGCGACCTGCGTGGCCCCAGTGGTCGGTTTCCAGAAAGCCCACAAAGAACACGCGAGGCTGATGCCGGATCAGGTGTTCCTTCGCTGCCTGATACAGGATGGAATCGATCACCTCGGCCGAATTGTGCGGCGTGGTATCGGCGATGAGCTCGTTGAGCAATTGCTGACGGGCATTGGGACTTTCTTCCGGCACTGGTTCCCAGCCCCCCATCACAGGGAAGTCGCAGCGTTCACGATTGATCACAAACGGGATGACATCCCAGGCACTGAAAGCAGCCACCTTGCCGTCAAAAGCCGGCTTACGGTGTAGCCATTCCAGCACCGTGAAGTTCTCATTGGGCTTCTTGTCATTACTGTCGATTTGGGGATCGGCGAAGCCTGTGAGGATCTCGTTGTAACCTGGATACGAAAACTTCATCGTGTTGGTGATGTGGCAAGAACTCCCCTCATTCAGGTTGCCATAGATCTGCCCTTCACGGGCAATCTTCCCCCAGAAGAACGGCATTAACGCCTGGCGTCGCTCTTCAGGAGTCTCCCGCCAGTACTTCCGTTCAAGCTCCTCGACGTTGGCAACTCCACCGTCTTTCTTGTTGATCAATTCCTTTTCAGCACCGGTGAAGACCTCCTGCCACCGCAATCCGTCCGTCGTGATCAGCACGACGTTCTGCGTTTTCAGCTCTTGCGCAAAAGCCGGCATCGCGGCAAACATGAGCAATGCAAAGCCCCAATGAATTGAGACATGCAGGGGCGTCAAAAGTTTCCAGATGGTCATGAAGCCATTTCCTTTGTAGTCACACCGGCCGATATCCCAAACGCATTAATCTTTCGATTCGATTTTCGCACGGTATTTGGCAATGCGTTCCTGTCGATCATTTTGGACCTCGGCAGTCGTCGACTGCCGCAGGATCAGGCCGGGAATCTTCTGATGAAGCAAGTCGACTGCGGTCTGGCTCACATCGCAATCCAAAAGGGTCAAGTAGATCAGCGATTTGTCGTTTGAGACCGCTTCCAGACTTCGGTCGGTCACGTCTTTTCCCTGTATCCAAAGATCGGTGAGCCGCGGTACAATTGCAAGTTGGCTGACGATTTCATCATTCGCCGCCGTCATTATCACTCCAGTGAGTCTTGGAGAGCTTTTTATGACTTCGAGGGTGTTCTGATTCCACTGGATTGAGTCCAGGCCGACATACTCCAATTCAGGCAGCGAGCTAAGCATTTTGAGACCAGCAGACGTCACTCGCGTCCCCTCGACTCTCACAATACGCAAGCGTCGATGCCCAGCCAGGCTGCGAAGGCCGTCGTCTGTGACTGCAGTATTACCGATATCCAATACGCTCAGGTTCTTGAGTTTTGAAAGTAAACGGATGCTTTGGTCGGTGATGTTGGTTCCTACCAGATCGAGAACAAGCTGGGGCTTTTGCTTCAGCAGCGCCAGATTGCGAGCAAGCCAGGCATCGTCGAGGTTCGTCCCTTGAAGTGAAACATAGGTATCGGCGAACTCGTATCCCAGAAAGTTCTGCAAGAGAACCCGCTGAAAATTCGACTCCGACCGCCGCGGCGCGATGACGCCCCCAATGCGATCGACTTCCTGTTCAAGGTCGCGCTGAGACAGAATTCCCCACAGCAGCAGCCCCAAAAGGATTGATACACCGACAATGACCAACCGGAGCGAGACGCGGAACTGAACAGGTGGCCGAATGAGGTGAGGGGGAAGCTCAGGCGATTGTTGATGAAGCGGCTGCATGATCTTTCGACTTAACTTTTGCCGGGCACACCCCTCGCTCACGCTCAGGGCTCTGAAGTTTCCTCGCGGCGTTTTTCGATCATCTCTCGCCATTCCTGTTCGGACTCGGCGGTCGTTTTGCGATCCACTTGAAGCTTGGGCAAGGCCAGTTGCAAAGCGTTGACCCCGGCGTCGGTCACCGCGCAGTCGCGGAGGCACAGGTAGGTGAGTTCGGGATGGGTTGCGAGGAGGACCAGGCTCTGGTCGGTGACCGCTTCGCGTTGAAGAATCAGCAAGCGGAATGAGGGATGCCGGACAAGACGTATGACGGTCGCGTCGTCGGCTTTGATCAGAATAAAAGATGTCAGTTTTGGACAGCCTTGAAGAGTTACCAGCAACTTTTCGTCGAGTTGAGCGGCGTCGACTCCCACATACCTCAGCTCTGGCAACGTGGGGAGAAACTGTAACCCAGTCGAGGTGACAGGCGTGCCGCCAACGGACAAACACGCCAGCGTCGGATGCTTTGCGAATAATTGCAAGCCCGCATCCGTGACAATGGTTTCCGAGAGATCAAGACTCTCCAGCTCCTTCAACGTTGTGAGCTGACGAACGCTGTCGTCGCCGACGTTGGTTCTGCAGAGATTCAGTTCCAAACCGGATTCACTGCGTAACGAACTCAGGTTGCGAGCGATCCAGGCGTCATCGACCTCGGTGCCCCACAAACAGGCGTACGCATCCCCTTCCGGACGGGCGCCAAGCAGGGCGCCAATGAATCGTTCGTAACTGAACGGAGGCCGTTGAACGATAAGCACGCCGCCGGCGCGGCGGACCTCTTGTTCGAGATCCGTTTGCGTCGCAGCCATCCACAGCATCCAGACGCAGGTGATCCCCAGCAGGGCGACGAGCAGCCAACTGGTCAGAGCGGCGGCGGACATCCGTCGGGTGGGAAGTTCAGATTCGGATGATTCGTCCAGAGCTCGCCCTTCACCCTGGCCCCGCGTTCTGTTGAGTGAGGAACACGAGGGTGACATTCGGACAGGAGTTGTCAGTTTTCAGTCATCAGTAATCAGTAATCAGTCAGTCCAGCAAGATGAAGAATACACACACCCTACAGCATCGTTTGCTTCGGACTAACCACTGAAAACTTCTTCCCCTCAGAACCCCAGCCCCGGCCCGTTCAGGACGCCTGTCTGCACGGTGCCGTCGGTGATCTCAAACATCTCGGGGACTTCACGAGCCCAGATTTTATTGGCGGCCGGGCAAAACTGACGTGCATTCCCCTCAATGGCGGCAACGCCCGGGATGTGCGCGGCAAGACTGGCGGAGTGCAGGAACGAACGGCCTGGACAGGTGAGGTCCTGCACGCACAAAAACATGCCGAACTTCTGGGCCGCAGCCGCCGCGAACAGCGCTTCGGTCTGCCCCTTACAGGCTTTGAGAGCGACGCCGCTGTAACCGAGATCACGGGCGAGCAGCAGCGACTCGTAGTCGACAAGTGATTCATCGATCACCACCGGCTTGAGCGCGGCTGCTTTATGCATCTTGTTGTCGGGATGCGCCTTGAGGTCGCGGTGCGTCGGCTGTTCGATGTATTGCACGCGGTCGTATGCCTGCGGCGCGGAGGCCTGAATTT comes from the Planctomicrobium piriforme genome and includes:
- a CDS encoding S41 family peptidase → MTLLPRAYGFWTGAVFAALLVASSAAAHAAEAAVEAKPDTESKPVDPDYYELMRVFVDTFQEIDQNYVKEVDRRKLVEAAVRGMLEELDPYSDYIAPDDLDQFTEAISQEFGGVGIRVNWDRQARAIEVVTPMPGSPAYKAGIQAGDRLVEIAGKAVKDFPQGKEIDTAVEYLRGKPGEEIVVGVMHTGSKDIEKVSLKRELIQLDTVMGYSYDKDGKWNLMFDPEQKIGYIRLTHFTSRSAAEVREALKSLKKQGMKGLIIDLRFNPGGLLEAAVDISDMFIDQGMIVSTDGRNSAHRSWSAKSFGTFNGFPIAILINHYSASASEILSACLQDHHRAIIVGERSWGKGSVQDVIDLEDGKSALKLTTASYHRPSGKNIHRFPDSKETDEWGVTPDEGYVVEFSLDDMRKYQEDRQERDIIGKAPKGEFVDRQLQAAKACIEKQLKEPAAAEAKPEAEKKDEKPAKPEEKKASTSHVPARRLPLFAVPRRAAG
- a CDS encoding leucine-rich repeat domain-containing protein encodes the protein MQNFLGYEFADTYVSLQGTNLDDAWLARNLALLKQKPQLVLDLVGTNITDQSIRLLSKLKNLSVLDIGNTAVTDDGLRSLAGHRRLRIVRVEGTRVTSAGLKMLSSLPELEYVGLDSIQWNQNTLEVIKSSPRLTGVIMTAANDEIVSQLAIVPRLTDLWIQGKDVTDRSLEAVSNDKSLIYLTLLDCDVSQTAVDLLHQKIPGLILRQSTTAEVQNDRQERIAKYRAKIESKD
- a CDS encoding GspE/PulE family protein; its protein translation is MSNPHNGNEAAGASASDSVIGQELRSVHRKTESLPPEARQRVLQEELYSLISVVGAAPLVELLLERAFELGATDIHFDPQRDGLHIRMRLDGVLHNILRLDQQYVQPVISRVKLLANMDITDRRTAQDGRISSQVLRHRRDVRVGSGPTIHGERVVMRLMPDDSQYVNLAQLGMNRTQIEQVDRGIRCPYGVILSVGPVGSGKSTTTYTCLSALNDPQRSLVTIEDPVERRIDGVNQVQIDTRYEFGFVEALRGILRQDPDVIMIGEIRDAETAHIAIRAGLTGTRVLSTLHAGDTGSTIDMFREFQVPRMFLADAIKCVIAQRLLRKVCTKDREYFAPDVATSEFLKLSPEQAREVRLARGIPSDANFHTGYFGRTGIFEVMSVDGEVRDMLLGGKPGRTISDFCHTNGMISLEESAREKVLDGVTSVEEVIRMMI
- the tsaD gene encoding tRNA (adenosine(37)-N6)-threonylcarbamoyltransferase complex transferase subunit TsaD, which produces MEPVSQSASHSSPAGDRQPCGLLLAIESSCDETAAAVVDRSGQVLSSIVASQDELHARFGGVVPEIASRAHLERILPVIDEALKRAGKTLADLNAVAVMTEPGLVGSLLVGVTAAKTLAMVLDVPLVAVNHIHAHLYACRMQAGRDIFPAIGLVVSGGHTNLYDCASAISYTLLGSTIDDAAGEAFDKAAAMLGLPYPGGPWIAKAALTGNPRAYDFPRSFLRDERLAFSFSGLKTAVRYAAFGQPGTLNPPPPLTPERIADLAASFQEAAVDILVAKCRQALKRYGRRSLCIGGGVAANQRLRERLEELARKDRIEIVVAPLSLCTDNAAMGAIAWELLQAGQVSPLDVDVTPGLVRHREGS
- a CDS encoding DUF2760 domain-containing protein, producing MGRLGLAFRIFFEVLFNQNRAEQVRALEAEPAAEPVPAPVAAPTPVTKPVSARSDALTLLETLQREARLLDFIQEEISAYSDQQVGSAVRDVHRGCRAVFQRLFSLAPAIDTPEGSRLTLQGNESAAKIRLVGKVVDQRPLSGVVVHPGWRAEKCDVPTWQGTPETKDILAPAEVELA
- a CDS encoding STAS domain-containing protein, whose product is MSTTAPPCELVSVQDYVTVILRPSVVQSSWTDIEAFGSDVRSELERRTAPACVVDLSPLNYMGSAIVALIVRVWKVVQARDGRMVVVCPNAAVLEVIRLAGLDKIWTVTPRLEDAQKKLGVKGSSASIPMVTTSPASPEAGGVPSSRIWYFTMGALTVLLALIVVLVIAARR
- a CDS encoding alkaline phosphatase family protein gives rise to the protein MTIWKLLTPLHVSIHWGFALLMFAAMPAFAQELKTQNVVLITTDGLRWQEVFTGAEKELINKKDGGVANVEELERKYWRETPEERRQALMPFFWGKIAREGQIYGNLNEGSSCHITNTMKFSYPGYNEILTGFADPQIDSNDKKPNENFTVLEWLHRKPAFDGKVAAFSAWDVIPFVINRERCDFPVMGGWEPVPEESPNARQQLLNELIADTTPHNSAEVIDSILYQAAKEHLIRHQPRVFFVGFLETDHWGHAGRYDYLLDSAHTADDYIRRLWELMQSMDQYRGKTTFIITTDHGRGSGLTAWKNHGQKVDGSENMWMAFLGPDTPPLGERKNCDPVTQSQIAATLAAFLGKDYCSEVPRAGLPVRDTLPAAKQ
- a CDS encoding Hsp70 family protein, with protein sequence MSAEYVVGIDLGTTNSVVAFCPAQAEFPQIELLPVPQLVGPGTLETRGSLPSFLYLAPQEDAAFALPWAKKRDYVVGDWARRQSAENPDRTVIGAKSWLCYSRVDRRQPILPWNAPAEVAKISPVTASQRFLEHLVAAWNQQHPKAPLTKQRVVLTVPASFDASARELTREAALAAGLPEDFILLEEPQAAVYSWLAQAGERWRKLVKVGDTILVVDVGGGTTDLTLVSVAQEQGELELRRVAVGDHLLVGGDNMDLALAHHAAAKFAEKGTQLDPWQSVALWHACRTAKESLLSADGAETHPVAVLGRGRKLVGGTVTVDLDRTSTQQLLLDGFLPECDLQATVQRRRASGFQQIGLPFETETGVTRHIADFLKRHAAHENAVRPTDILVNGGVFKSDVLQSRLLQVLAGWFPQAPPKALAGERDLDHAVARGATYYGWAKDHGGVRIRGGTARSYYVGIETSGLAIPGAPRPLQALCVVPRGMEEGTQTNVPSGEFGLVVGEPAQFQFFSSAVRKEDKPGDLLRSWGPEELVETDPLEATLPVEEGNAGGYVPVTFQSAITELGIFELWCVNAGSQRKWKLEFSVREPEE